From the Candidatus Rokuibacteriota bacterium genome, the window TCGACCTCCTGGTCGATTGGGGCTGGAACGTGATCCGGCCGCTCAAGGGCACGCTCCCGGAGGATTTCCCGGAGTTCCAGCGCCGCCTCATCCCGATCGACCGCAAAGCGATGACGGCGCAGCTCCCGTGGGGCCCCACGATTGCGCTCCGGCCCTTCTTCGGCATCCTCGCCACGGCGCCGCGCCCAGAGTACGGCACGGTTTCGTCCATCGAACCTCGCGAGTTCGGCGGGAACATGGACAACAAGGAGCTGGTGCCCGGCACCTCCCTGTTCCTTCCCGTCTTCGTGCC encodes:
- a CDS encoding acetamidase/formamidase family protein, with protein sequence MPAHHVLDPSPDTVHWGYFDATIPARLTVDSGDTVTVNTVSGGRVEVADLSIMRPDHREIVEKLRPVLGPHILTGPIAVRGAEPGDTLEVRIKSIDLLVDWGWNVIRPLKGTLPEDFPEFQRRLIPIDRKAMTAQLPWGPTIALRPFFGILATAPRPEYGTVSSIEPREFGGNMDNKELVPGTSLFLPVFVP